A single genomic interval of Puntigrus tetrazona isolate hp1 chromosome 1, ASM1883169v1, whole genome shotgun sequence harbors:
- the LOC122350202 gene encoding caspase b-like, with protein sequence MAAVIFDVLSELLDAEFKEFKWRLSDHGTLDSSSIARGKLEHANRHEVVDLIVQQYTGSDAGRIAIRALRQIKQNELADQLKAKLQEVSEEGSAEDGASSGAAAANTSRTGVTMNIQASDGGNVNAPVLQNGVYHGSVTFN encoded by the exons ATGGCTGCAGTGATTTTTGACGTACTTTCTGAGCTGCTGGATGCGGAGTTTAAAGAGTTCAAGTGGCGTCTGTCAGACCATGGGACACTGGACAGCTCAAGTATTGCTCGTGGAAAGCTGGAGCACGCTAATCGCCACGAGGTCGTGGATCTCATAGTGCAGCAGTACACTGGCTCAGACGCCGGGAGGATTGCTATCAGAGCGCTGCGCCAAATCAAGCAAAATGAGCTCGCTGATCAACTGAAAGCAAAGCTTCAGGAAG TTTCAGAGGAGGGTTCTGCTGAAGATGGAGCTTCATCCGGTGCAGCGGCTGCAAACACTTCAAGGACAGGGGTTACGATGAACATACAAGCCTCCGATGGAGGGAACGTAAATGCCCCTGTTCTTCAGAACGGTGTTTATCACGGCTCAGTGACATTCAATTAA
- the nxnl1 gene encoding nucleoredoxin-like protein 1, with translation MVDLFLGKVLVKNNKDRDELDTEREIVLRLQNRILMLFFGSGECEKCQDFAPTLKDFFKKLTDEFYVERSAQLVLLYISLDSSEEQQDKFLKELPKRCLFLAYEDPYRQELSVMFEVQDLPRVVVLRPDCSVLTPDAVAEICKLGPDCYRNWQEGAELIDRNFMMNEEFDEGKMRSMTDPIRRIKYKVEDKKKKKKKKKKKDGVSVEEDEEDEDGDEDGNDGGGGWG, from the exons ATGGTGGACCTGTTCCTGGGGAAGGTTCTGGTGAAGAACAATAAAGACAGAGACGAGCTGGACACGGAGCGTGAGATCGTCCTGCGGCTCCAGAACCGTATCCTCATGCTGTTCTTCGGCTCCGGCGAGTGCGAGAAGTGCCAGGATTTCGCCCCGACGCTCAAAGACTTCTTCAAGAAGCTCACAGACGAGTTTTACGTGGAGCGGTCGGCTCAGCTGGTGCTGCTCTACATCTCGCTGGACTCGTCCGAGGAGCAGCAGGACAAGTTCTTGAAGGAGCTGCCCAAACGCTGCCTGTTCCTGGCCTACGAGGACCCCTACAGACA GGAGCTGAGCGTGATGTTCGAGGTGCAGGATCTGCCCAGGGTTGTGGTCTTGCGTCCGGACTGCTCCGTTCTCACGCCCGACGCTGTGGCTGAAATCTGTAAGCTGGGGCCGGACTGCTACCGCAACTGGCAGGAAGGGGCGGAGCTTATCGACAGGAACTTCATGATGAACGAGGAGTTCGACGAGGGCAAAATGCGCAGCATGACCGATCCCATCCGACGCATCAAATACAAGGTGGAGgacaagaaaaagaagaagaagaagaaaaagaagaaggacGGGGTGAGCgtggaggaggacgaggaggacgaGGATGGAGATGAAGATGGGAAtgatggaggaggaggatgggGCTGA